From a single Bacteroidota bacterium genomic region:
- a CDS encoding PQQ-binding-like beta-propeller repeat protein yields MVSVCLGSPPEKFSLVWKYNVPQPIFSSVAVSSGSVYFGSLDSCFYALDIASGKQLWKFKTTGEIRSTALVENKKIYFISGDGNLYCLSDSGKLIWKFRTKGEKKVDFADYHQSAAVLKNGLLFFGSGDSCIYAVHAGNGSLKWVFKTGDAVHSTPAIDDQAVYCGSFDGYCYAISIDNGALLWKFKTVGHHYFPKGEVQGSPAQTEDLVFFGVRDYNVYALDKKEGYCHWNRSFSKGWVLSLTILDSVLYMAGADERMLAAVNPNTGTEYWKRSMDFLVFGNVVKMKEELLIGTTMGKLYAIDLNTGSDKCVFSTSGYNKSRLKYFKENDEYRDDIYSIITSNEQFLEVECELGGIFSTPVCSDNYVVFSSAEGAVYCLSYL; encoded by the coding sequence ATGGTATCAGTCTGTTTAGGTAGTCCTCCTGAAAAATTTTCATTGGTTTGGAAGTATAATGTACCTCAACCCATCTTTTCTTCAGTGGCTGTTTCATCGGGAAGTGTTTACTTCGGAAGTCTTGATAGTTGTTTTTACGCCCTGGATATCGCTAGTGGTAAACAGTTGTGGAAATTTAAAACAACCGGTGAAATCCGTTCTACTGCATTGGTGGAAAATAAAAAAATATATTTTATCAGCGGAGATGGAAATCTCTATTGCTTGTCAGATTCGGGAAAACTGATTTGGAAATTCCGAACTAAGGGGGAGAAGAAAGTTGATTTTGCAGATTATCATCAATCTGCTGCCGTATTAAAAAACGGACTGCTGTTTTTTGGTTCCGGTGACAGTTGCATATATGCTGTTCATGCCGGCAATGGTAGTTTGAAGTGGGTGTTTAAAACAGGTGATGCAGTACATTCAACGCCTGCAATTGACGATCAGGCTGTCTATTGCGGATCTTTTGACGGGTATTGTTATGCTATAAGTATAGACAATGGTGCTTTGTTGTGGAAGTTTAAAACGGTTGGACACCATTATTTTCCGAAGGGTGAAGTGCAAGGCAGTCCTGCTCAAACAGAGGATCTTGTTTTTTTCGGTGTAAGAGATTATAATGTTTATGCTTTGGATAAAAAAGAGGGGTATTGTCATTGGAATAGATCTTTCAGCAAAGGTTGGGTGTTGTCACTTACTATTCTTGATTCCGTATTGTATATGGCAGGAGCGGATGAACGTATGCTTGCCGCGGTGAACCCTAATACCGGAACCGAATACTGGAAGCGAAGTATGGATTTTTTAGTCTTTGGTAATGTTGTGAAAATGAAGGAGGAATTGCTGATAGGAACTACAATGGGTAAATTGTATGCGATAGACCTTAACACGGGCAGTGATAAATGTGTTTTTTCAACTTCAGGTTATAACAAAAGTCGCCTGAAGTATTTTAAAGAAAATGACGAGTACAGGGATGATATTTATTCGATCATAACATCCAATGAACAATTTTTGGAAGTGGAATGTGAGCTGGGTGGAATTTTTTCAACGCCGGTCTGCTCGGACAATTATGTTGTGTTTTCTAGTGCGGAAGGTGCTGTATATTGTTTGAGCTATCTCTGA
- a CDS encoding RNA polymerase sigma factor translates to MTTQEYNFCVDQHADGVYRFILHNTRDKEFAQDIVQDAVEKMWINVGQINGEKAKSYLFTTAYHTMLDRLRRLKKQGNWNEVNEEQYSHSSGNYSGLKEVLRKALNRLPEIQRTVVMLRDYEGYSYEEIGEITGLKESQVKVYIYRARLALKEYIGKPENVI, encoded by the coding sequence GTGACCACTCAGGAATACAATTTTTGTGTAGATCAACATGCGGATGGCGTATATCGATTCATCCTGCATAACACCCGCGACAAAGAATTTGCGCAAGATATTGTACAAGATGCTGTTGAAAAAATGTGGATCAACGTTGGACAGATAAATGGTGAAAAGGCCAAATCCTATTTATTTACCACTGCTTATCATACCATGCTGGATCGGTTAAGACGACTAAAAAAGCAAGGCAATTGGAATGAAGTAAATGAAGAGCAATACAGTCATAGTTCCGGCAATTACAGTGGACTAAAAGAAGTACTCCGCAAAGCATTAAATCGTTTACCGGAAATTCAGCGAACTGTGGTTATGTTAAGAGATTACGAAGGATATTCCTACGAAGAAATTGGGGAGATAACCGGTTTAAAGGAATCACAGGTTAAAGTTTACATTTACAGAGCACGGCTCGCATTAAAAGAATACATCGGCAAACCGGAGAATGTCATCTGA
- a CDS encoding DinB family protein encodes MKQALKSEIVSNPNYFDRYIAVVPEDDLFVALTHSLNNWMKMDWDRLARIGDKVYEPGKWTIKEVLQHINDTERIMSYRALRFARNDQTLLPGYDENYFVEHSNANERSLEALKEEFILLRKSAINMYESFNEESLLRRAICFNVDLSVLALGFILAGHQIHHMKVMQEKYYFLADNQK; translated from the coding sequence ATGAAACAGGCGCTGAAATCAGAAATCGTTTCTAATCCCAATTATTTTGACCGGTACATTGCTGTAGTTCCGGAGGATGATTTGTTTGTCGCATTGACGCATTCACTGAATAACTGGATGAAGATGGACTGGGATCGTTTGGCACGTATTGGCGATAAAGTGTATGAGCCTGGAAAATGGACCATAAAGGAAGTCTTACAGCATATCAACGATACCGAACGAATCATGTCCTATCGTGCGCTGCGTTTCGCCCGTAACGATCAAACACTTTTGCCGGGATATGATGAGAATTATTTTGTAGAGCATTCCAATGCCAATGAGAGAAGTCTGGAAGCGTTGAAGGAAGAATTTATTTTATTGCGAAAATCTGCTATTAACATGTATGAGAGTTTCAATGAAGAAAGCTTGTTACGTCGGGCAATATGCTTTAATGTGGACTTGTCGGTGTTGGCATTGGGGTTTATTCTGGCAGGACATCAAATTCATCATATGAAAGTAATGCAGGAAAAATATTATTTTCTTGCCGACAATCAGAAGTAA